A segment of the Bombus huntii isolate Logan2020A chromosome 14, iyBomHunt1.1, whole genome shotgun sequence genome:
GAAATTCAGTTTCAATAACGAATATAGATCTATCTTGGCTAGGTTGTGTACTTTTAGCATGTGATACACGTGGAAATTTGTATGCATATAAATTACTACCTGATGGAGGTTATTCagtttacaataaatttatataagaaaCAGTGTccttaaaaaatatagtatacCGTATTACTGATTCCTTTTACAGGACCATCATTGACATTAAGTTATGCCTGTACGTTATTAGAATATTGTTTAGTAACAGGATTAGATTGGTTGGATATATTGTTGTGTTTGAGGTCTTCGATGATCGAGCCATTGTGTGAAAGATTGGATGTTTCTTTTAATAGACAATTACAGCCAATACAACAGTATCATTATATCCAATTTCTTTGCATCAAAATATCATTGTACAGGTATcgtattacttttatatttaaaaattgttcttaTGAAAGTCTGTGGATCTGCTTCGTGTAGTTTTCGTGTAGTTTTCGCGCAGGATCACCGctaaaaatgtattttcagGATGCTAGTATCAGGACAAAGTAAGGCGGCAGATTTGTCGTCGTTGCTTATGATACATTCAGTAGCAACAGCATTTAAGTCGTTATTACGTCCATCAGATTTAATTTCTCATGATAAGGGACCAGCAGAGAGTTTAGCAGCAGTAATTAATGATGCTATTACTGATGTAGATAAGGTAAAAATGAAACATATTTTTCCTAAATTTATATCCTAGTGGATAATTAATACGTAATTGCATGTAATAATTGTAGTAGATAATTAATATGTTATTGCTAGGTACTTTTACACCTCGATCCCAAAGAATTTACTGTAGAACCAAGTACACTTCAGTCGTTGCAGCAATTAATTCAATGGGTCGCGGATCTAGCTCTGAATCTTTTAGCTCGTCTTCCGGAGCAGCGATTGCAAATGAAATCTGGCGGTGtgagtattataaataaatttcgaaaaatataattattcctTTGTCTAAACTAGCATAATCGTactcattttttctttttcgtaatatcgACGCAGTATGAACTTCTGAAGGACCACAAGGCCTTAAATACATTGAGAGAACTGCTCGTAATTATACGTATATGGGGTTTATTACGTCCTTCGTGTCTTCCAGTATTTCTTCGTAGTGCCGATAATCTTGATGTGTTGGCCTTGTTATTCCGCTTATTATCAAAATTGGTTCAGCCGAACGGAGATGCCCAGACTCAGCAGGTAGACGATGGTTTAATTGGTAAGCTCGTTCATCATTGTTATGTAGTACtataaatagtataaatgTATCTATACTTATTTATATGAATAACATGTAGTGAAATGATTGATAATTCGTGTATAACATTTATAGCTAGCCGTTGAAACTTTATCGTAATATGTTGGTTAGTAGGAAGTAAGATAAGACACCACTTCCTCATGCGTTTGAAAGGAATTACAGATTTTTTCATTCAGTAGCGGTAAATGCATGCTAATGAGTATACGTgaaatgcaaaaatataagaaatatatagTGTGATAGtgttataatttttcgattttctttttgtaCACTTTAAAATGAGTGAGAAACTTGCAGCAAAACACACAAATTCGGTAGCTTTAAAAAAGCACAAGCTATTGTTAAACAGGAGTGAATCGAGAAGTTGTTGCCCATATTCGAGACCGCATAGATTAGccatattttgtataataacatGCTGTATATTTGTACTTTATTGGATCATATTGTCTCCTCTTTTAATCAGTGCTCATCATTCAGGCAAGGCTAAAAATTGGCCCAATGGGTGGTACATTTTGAATTGGATTATCGCATTTTTAATTTGGCTTTTCATTATGTTATGCTTGCTTTTAATTTGGAAATGTTTCGAAATTAAACATCATAATGACGATGTTAAACTGCAATCCTATGGTACAAATGATTCTTTGAATTCGGGGACTTTGATTAATACGAAACTCAATCATTCGCAAAATGTAAAACTGAAAGATACAAAACAAGATGGACCTCCGATCGATTCAATTTCTGATAAAGATAGAATTGCCTGTGATAAATCAAATATAGATATTTCGGATAAATCTTGGCATAACAAAGTTAAAAAGCATAAAGATCTTCCTCCTCTTGTGATTCATCGTCGTAATTCAGGTAATGAGGTCGGACGTATTGGAACTATAAATATGgagaaaaatgttaataaagaTGAAGATATACCCAAGTCAGGAAATGATACTTTAAAAAACCAAAGAGAATCAATGAAAGATTACTTAAAGTTAGTAGCAGTTACGCCGCAAGATGAATTGGACACAAAGAGTCCGAAAGGATCTCTTTCTCCAAGAGAGTTATTTTTTATCGACCTCATAAGAGAAGCTGAGAAAGCTGAACAAAACAGAACAAGTAATCCTCAAGGAACGGAAGGGAACCAATTTTTCCCAAGTGATTTTTCGCTGGCTAGAAAAGATGTTAACGAAGATAAGAGAGAAAAGCAAAAACCAACTGATATTCCAACAAATAAACAGCAAGAAGTAACATATTTTATCGCGGATGTAAAAAGTCcgaaaagggaaaaaaatgAAGTATATTTAGAAATCGAGCCCGATCAAGAGTCAGCCAAAAAGTGGTGTGTGTGTTTGAATAACGAAAAACCAATCCTTGTTTTACAAGCTGATTCCAAGGACGATTCCAAAAATTAAGTTGTTTTATCCGAAATATAATTAGATATTCCGtagtttaataaaatatttaaatcattCATTTTACTACTAGTTATAAATTTCTGCgctatattatatacatagcATAGTACATAATGATAGTAGGATAGTCAAGGAGGCATAAGAAAATACTTCATAGTAATCTTTTTAAAGAGGgcaataaaatgataaatgtaataaattatatgctATGACAATGACTTTCTTCCAGATGATTGTTGCTTACTACCTAATCAGATTATGATACCACAATTACATCAGGGCAATAGCATAACAGCTATAGCTACACCTGTACTATTTTATCAAAACTTTCCTTTGCAGGTAAATAGAGCAGAATATTCCCTCATCGATTCAATAAATGATTTGTAattatctttaattttaatcataGTTAGAATATGGCATAGAACCTGAACAATTGCTATTTGTACCTGAACTCAATCCAGTTGAAGGTTGTATGCATAGTGGTCAGATTGTAGATGGTATTAGGCATTTGTATCTTGGGAAGCAACCACTTCTCGTGAAACAATGTACAAGGTATTAGATATAAGTGCATTGacaaaataatgataaaaaaaatgacgAATAAAGttgttgtaaattaaaattccagGTGTGTTGGAAAAGCACAAATTCAAAATATGACAAGGACAGCTGCAATTAGAGCATGGGATCAAAGGTGGGCTCGAGCTTGTCGTTGCGGTGGCATTTGGCGAATTCATAAAACTTGTCCCTAAATAAGTAATTTACTGAAAGTAATGTactgaaatttatattacaactaattaaaattttgtacatGATAAGACAAATtacattaaacatttttattcaagatatgatatattttattcaatatttttgtaaataatattcttacTTGCGTAGAAAGGGTAATTAGGTAGAATATTTCTTAacttttatcatttatttattatgagcacaacaatttttattttttgcaaCCTTGCATCTAATCATTGATTGATTGAGCACGCGTACacgtaaaaattatttaaatatctttttaataaacaattatGTATAATTAGAGAAACACGTATCGTAACtataatgtaatttattttacagaATCTctcaataatttattaataaacaaataattttttatttatatgtatgtgttaTTATTCAATGTATATGTATGAGTGTGtgaattttcgaattttattatatcattccATAATTGGATTgaagttatataatataacgcataaaaaaaaaagagaaaatttagTTCTTTTCAGTATTCTTAGGAAATATAATGGCCATGGAAAATTTATCTGACATAACATAGTCTTTTACAATCCTTCACATGTTAACTGGTTGTTAATGACTCTCCCCTTTTTTTCCATTCACTCTTTTGAATTCTCCCATGTTTGTTGTTGAAATTGGTGAGCCAAATATAGCTAGATGATCGATTCTTGTTGTTTCACCACCACTTTGATTGtcttttacaaatatttgtatattctgtacattttgaaatttcacatAACGCAAGGAAATTGGATTACCTTCCTCAATATCCTTTGGTGATAATCTGCacaaaaaaatttaatataattagaaCAGATTTACTGGAATGCTATATAATATAAGCAATGTAAAATCAATGAGGTCAATATTACGTTAAATCTTGGACACTTGTATTAGAATCTGCCATGTCAAAATCAATAGTTCTTGGTTGATTAATGAATAGTTTTATGTTTTTTGGTCCCGTATCTTTGGGAGCTTTAATCTTCAAAGAATGCACTTTAACTGCTTGTGAAAATGCAATAGACAGAATCAGCTGTTCATCGCATTCACTTTCTAAATACCCATTATCAGAACTTAAGCATTGTAAAAAGTTGTGATCATCGGATTCATTCAAACATTCACATTGTGCCTTTGTAATGAAACTAGATAGATCCATCTGCAAAAGGTATCCTTTGAGGATTTTTGgagtatttatatttacgtaGTATCATCTCATACTTTCAAGTCCGATAAAGTTGGGTACAAACATCCAgggaaatatacatatataaataagaatttttattaagaGTAAAAACATCTAAATGCAATACAAGTTTTGTTTTGaacatattgtatattaatGACTAATTTAACTTTGGAATATGACATTTACaaaatactaaaaaattataagtaCATGCAATTGATGAAGCAACATAacgtatattatatgtttCAATTAATGGTCTTTTCTTATTAATGAATATGTTATAATAATGTTAATATCCACTGAAAGAAGGTTACCACAACTTTTTTATTGGTACTTATTCCAGAAGTACAAAACTGCAGCAAGAAATATCATTCCAAAAATATGGTAATAAACATTATCACTATTTCGTACATGTCCAGACACTGGACTCTCAGAATCCTCTGAATCTCCACTGCCATAAAATTGTTGTATTTTTGATTCTAATCCAGCCGGATCAGCTCCTTGACATAAACCCAATTTTGTTTGGttacgataaaatataaatgtggGCATTGCACTAACTCCTTGCATTGCAGCAGTCTCTGCACACTTGTCTACATCGACCTTAAGAAACACTGCATTTGGGTATTTAATTGATAATTGCTCAAATATTGGAGCAATTCTCTGGCAAGGGCCGCACCTGTGGAATTATAAGATTAGTAGCAAGAGATAGTATAATATTTTCGTTTGCATTGGTACTAATCATTATATCAATCCCAGAAACACGTAAAATTAAGTATGATTAATTGTagttattatttaaatcattatTTATTGCTATATCAATGACAACagacatataaaaatattaaacataacTTTGTTGgtaatgttataaaataataataatgttctAAATATGTATGAGCGTAAAAGGaacgaaaatttgaaagttatAAGTCGGTGTACATAgcaaatatagaaattaagTTCTTGAAGTTTTAGTAACCTTCCATTTAATATAACCCCAAAAAGCTCACCATGTTGCCGTAAAGTCAACTACGACCAATTTTGCACCTGCACTAGCCATTTCCCCATAAAATTGGCCATCGTCATTGATTACACGTACTGCACCCATTGTATTTTTATAGCGATCTAATCCAACATGAATAAAGGAAAAACGCATGAACTCCTATAGAAATTTTGAATGACTGGCAGTTTAAGCATACAGGACTGAATTTTCGAATACGTTCAATTTTATGGCTAATCCACGTTAAAATATTTCGGGTTCGCGATTGGAGGTTCAAGCAAAGACTGTTTACACATGAAGGCGAAGAATCTGAATAGATTGGAAACGCAGTTATACTGTAATACACATCAAAATGCGGCTTCAGGTTAACGCGCCAACTATGGAGAATTTCTAGTAAGTACGAAAAGGAGGTGTACGACTTTTTGtcaaatttattgaaatttgcAAGAATTTGGTGAGTGaaagtaatatacatattGGAAAATCgtttttaacaatttgtaattatttccAACCTAACTTATACGACTTCTGTCAAAAAAGCATTGTATACCTGTTGACTAcgtaattttcaaattgccATATTTCTAAGCCACGTTGAAAAttctaacgtaatatgtaGGTACAATAATGTTATATCTTTAATTGGTAGATATGAGCGATATATGATAATAGGATTTGTTTCACTTTTATTCATGAAATGAATGTATggaatatatatacagggtgattggtaactggtggtacaagcggaaagggggtgattctacgcgaaaaaagaagtcggaaatatagaataaaaatcttttttcttttttttttttttttgaatttttccatcgagacaacgatctacagtgagatccgttataacgtaccgcacgcgtaccgagcgaaaatccaaagtcgattttctcgaaaacaaagcctcaaacgaaaaatttttattctatattttcgacttcttttttcgcgtagaatcacgctgcttgtaccaccagttaccaaccaccctgtataaacaAGTATATataagtgtgtgtgtgtatatatatgctTAGAAACATTCCTAAGTACTAAAATACCAATAACGTGTGTAATCTTGgagtattaatattttattcgcaGTATTAAATGTTACAATTAATAGTAAACAGTACTTGCTATGCAATgatgaaatatattactaCCTTCTGCAAATTTGGTCCCTAAATAAATTTTGCATCGGGGGCAATAATGtgcggtatttttatatacattagtACAGTATGGTATCATGCACATACTATGGGAATGAAATTTACTCCTGTTTTAAAGGATACTTAATTTAAGAATactaaacatttttatttaatatatacttaCCATATGGGAAGCAAAATTACAGCCATAATGTGTGttatataagtattataatgaTAACTTTTCGTTCTAATGTAACATAAACAATTTGGACAAGTTGTTTCATGCGAATATTTATCGAAATCAGTGTGTTCTGTGAATAAATGATTAAAATGTAACGATTATTATTTAActtgtatatatttttgcaaccGGAGGTATGTATCAagaatagaattattttaatttacttttactCACCTCGCGCTGTACGAGGAAATTTGCATACATTCGTTCGCTTTCTGCAAATATACTTTATGTTACACTTGAATTTAAAACGACGTTTCTGATCTGATTTATAGTTATTTAGTGTATACGTTTCCATAGATTTAGTAAATTCATTGGAAGGATAAATATCttaaaaataacagttttatatatttttaaaaacattcAGATGTACATTTGAAAGTAGAATATGCAACTTGTACACCTAAGAATGTTTCCGCTCAAACAGAGCTATTTAGAAGCATCGTTTAAAATGTACAGTGTAGTTTCATAGAGATTAATAATTTAGTTTTAATCACATTATAGatagtaattaattaaatgccTTTGTACACGTACGTAGAGTTGTTTCGTGTGGAGATTCTTCAACCATAATTAGacgtttttaaatatttgattgcTTCCTGATGCGAAAACTTTGTTACTTTAATTAGTTTCTGAGTTAACactgtaatatattatttgtttgcatcggaaattaattacatctCAAATATCAATCACTTATTAATGACTTATTTCTCTCAAGTATCTAAGTTTTAACCATTCTTCTCTTATATAAATCTTTAGGATCTCTTGTTTAGAAACTCTTACTATAATCCATATAATTACATAATCCACTAGCAACTtctaataatttctttctagACCATTTTCTTGAAATAGTATGCATTAATTACGATCATATCGTATTTTTGAGTAAACAATTGGTGTATGACGATGAAAATGCACTAACGTATATATTCATTTCGCACAGGAATTTTAACCTTCTAACTATTGTCTGTATTCCATGTCGAATTAAATTATCCGAACAATACTTGGTAttaaataacgtattatcagAATTACGAGCAGTAATTTGATAGAGTCGTTCTTTGAATTTCACGAAAAGGATACGTGGAAATTTGGTTGAAAggatcgataaaaatttcacttacGCTCTTTCAATTTCATTCTTCAGCTCGTGACgttttatcaaatttcatcATTTCTATCTCTCATGGTAAGCTAAGTTTTTAGGTGGCTACTTCTGTCCCTATACGTCAGTGTTAGACAGGAAGTCGTGTTATCAATCAGAAGCAGGAAGACGAGATGTCGCAATAGCGCAAAATTCGCATGGGTGCTGTGAATAGGAAAGGAAGCGAGGTTTGAACATAGTCAGGGTGGAAAACGATGAAACGGTACTATTGTCTGAGGAACCCGATTATCAAACCAGGGGGTAATGTGGCTTTCAAAGGAAACTTGATACTTGACCTCGTAATAATCAATGCTCGACTCACCCAGCGGTTTAATTTTACTAACACTCATCGAAATTGGCGGCTCCACGAAGCTTATGGAAATCAATTAGGTGGAGAATCGTCGATGATGGAGTAGATCTGTGTTGGTGAAGTTGGAGTTATTTTCTCGCGGTGTCTTGAAAGAGAAAATCTTGATGCGATTAAAAGGTGAAATTTGATTCGATTAGGGGTTCGCTCTTTGTCTACGTCATTGTTGATCGATTTCAAAATTCTGGATAATATCCAGATTTAATTTTGTACTAGCTAACGTAGCTAACCCAGTTAGTTTTGTTTCATCTGTGAAAGATTTAACGTAATTTGGAAACAGACCTGAATCTCTATGCAGCATTATTTCCTAACTAATTTGCGAAACGTATGTAACGTGCATCCAGTGATTGTCCGGATTAAGAAGTACGTACAAGtaaattataagatataagAAAGTAAAAGCTATATTGGTGTATTGAATAGGTAGCGGGATGTGTCGGCGCAGGGGGCATCTAGCTAAGAGAAAACCATTGTCTGGGGAACGTGAACACTATTTGCTGGTAAAGTAGATTAGGTTGGTATtgatagagagaaagagaaagagaaagggaaaggTAGTGGCGAAAGGGTGAGAGTGAGAGAGCGAAACGAAGATGGAGAGAGAGgacgaacgaaacgaaggaAGATGATGAGAAGAGAGGGATGAGAGAACGGTTGTGTTCTCAGAGAGAGGCCAATATAGACGCTCGAGATGGGATATAGCAATAGAATTTCGTTTACGAGGTATAACCGCGTTAGACGATGCCCTTTGTTGTATCAGTGCGCAATTGCCTTAAGTTCTGATCTTGTCCGATATTGATGTTCGAGAGACCGGTGAAACCTCCGATAGGATACTAAGAGTTCTATTCGCCTTCGGTCGTTTCCTGACTGTGTCCAGTTAGTTACCAACTTCCTCCATTTTTTGATCCTTTTGCAAATTCTCGACAaatcaaatttcatttatctcgGAACGATATTTCGGAGATGCTCGTTGCTTTTATGAAATGGCTTCCCCTCTGAATACTTCGATGGCGAATGGGAAGGACCGCTGCTACAAAGAGTAcgctagaaatttgaaaagcaCGCACAATGTATCTCTCGTTAATTCACGTCTCATAGCGACAAttcaaatacaattttctatgCAAGTCGTCGAGAAAAAGTTGTAATTGTTGAACCGTTATCCGCGAATGACGTTTTCTTATTACATGTTCATAGAATTCAATTTTATGGAAGTGTGTACAGGAATAGCAATTTCACGGTGCATTTCCTGAATAAGTAGAAACGTAGAATCCCGGAAGTCGGAATGTTGTAATTGAAGTACATTCAAAGTAGAGAATATCGTTACGTTACACGTATACATGGACCTCATGGGAACTCACCTAATTCTCTACTCTTAACTTCATATCGCTTTATCTGGCATTTTAGGTTGAACTAGGAACTAGAATGGAAATGCCTGGCAGTCCGATATTCGACCATAATGCTGAATTTAATTAGATGTCATTGCAGtaatttccataaattctCTTCCTTCGTTTCACTTTATCGatgcttcttttctttcttcttcgcgCATACGGACACGAATTTCTTGCAGATTGGGATAAAAACAGCTGTAAGGAAATGCCGCTTAAGCGCGATGATAATCGTTTcatcaaattttcaatttcatataTACCAGTCTTGGTGATGTATAATTTTTCCCTGAATACGCGTTGCATTATCTATATTACTGATCGAAAGAGTTTAGAAATGGCACGAGCGGTGCGCATTACGTTATTCATAATATACGACATCGTATATTTAAATTGTAGGAATATGCTCAATGCAGATGTTCTTGTTCGAAAAGTAGATACCGTATTCGCGCGGAAATTGTTGTAGCCGCGAACGTGAGCATTCTTAAATGTTGCATAGAGCGTTTCGCCTGCAGACACGAAAGCCGATATGGCAGAATAAACAAGGAGAACGAACAACGTTGTTTTATACGCTATTGGCGATTCGTGGTTGAAACGCGCCTCTATGCTGTACAACCGTGTTGTGGGCGTAATTTAATAATGAATACGTATGCGCACGTGAAGTGGTACCTGCTGATATGTAGGTACGTAACATCTGGCGGCCTATGAAATGCACGACTGAGCAGTCTGCAGTTGAACGTTACGACCGGCAAGAGTTATGAGCCTCAACTCAATCTCCGACTACCCCTGCCTCGATATAATTGCGATACTAAAATCCGTACAACTttgaaaatacataaatttcTCTCTCCCTTATCCTCGATTTCAAATGACTCGAAACACCGTATTTAATGATTGCTTTCCTACAAGAAAATAATTGCTACACTTGCGAATTAATTGTTCTCTTTTGTTTTCCGCTATTTGCAAGTTGGAAATTTATTCTGCGAATGAAGATAACTTTGAAACAAACtgggaaatttggaataattttCGGCTAAGAGGTGGACAAAATCTGCAGTTTCTTCTTGCGTCGATGTTGAAAGAAGcgaaagagattaaaaaagTGAAAGCTAGGGTAGGTAGAGAAGCAGCTATTTTTGTACATATTTCTTTCTGATGAAACTGTCGTGTATCTTAAGCATCATTGAAGTTATTCGTATTAATCACCTTGAAGATGAAGAGAGCCACGCgttgaatacaaattttagcTCATTTGGTTTTGGTTTCTTCAATCGATCAAAGATTTattcaaagaagaaaaacttTTTCTGCAGTTTCAAAAAGTTCAATGTTCGCACGTcgacatatttttaaatctcAGTCCCGTATTCAATGACTAATTAAACAGTCAAATGAACGAACAGGTGAATGACTCCACTTATCCGGGAGAAAGGTAAATTTAGTAGGTAGTAAATTTggcgtatatacatatatcaatgGGCGGACTTTTGCCATTTGCcgaatgaaaaagaagtttccGTGAGCGATAGCGTTCGTATAAAAATCTCTGCGTTCGCAATGCTGTCGACTTTTCATAAAGACTTCCGCGCTTCGACTATTTTCTCCTCCTCATGAAACGAATTTCACGTTTCCTCGGGTGAATTCTTTTGTGTTGTATTCTAAACTGATatacatttcatcgaaataCAATCCACCTGCGTATAATTAGGCACTCCTGATGTCGTTGCGGTAcggtaaaattaaattttgaatatcGATGCGAATTTCGTGAAACAATAGagttttaaattattatttcgcttgtattttgattatatatttcatgcttcataaatataaaataattttaatgttgATAATACGACgtataattaacaataatgTAATTGAATAATAGAGTAGTccggttttttttttctcataaatattattcaaaattacatcacgaaaattgtaattataagcTAATTAGAGTAATTTACTTCTTTATTTAGGTTCATAATATTCTATTAGTTTTTATTGTTGTACAGTTGTATCATAGTTGAAGATTCTAATTTTGTATTTGCAAttgaattgaaatattaatgtCTGTATGCTCAATTCAATGGGAAATCGttattagaatattaaattaataatgacATTAGCGCTGGCATAAATATTAATGGAGCATAATAATATACTGTATAATCTCAAAAATTGATTAGGAGATGAACACGTTCTAGAATTTACATGAAACTATTCGTTTTATTACCAAATGAGTATTAAtggattttataaatttcgcAATGGAACCTTTCATCTTGTTGCTGTAAATGTAGGACATATGATCAAATATCAACTATTTTTAGTATTTAGAACGTCATTTGCAATAGCACTGAGGGTATTATCGATTATCAATCATCCAATTATTGGCAATTTTCATAGAACACATCAATGATTACTGGAACGATGATATGACTTGATGATCGCAGTCAGGGGTTAACTATCCAGGAAAGTGTGAGATGTATCGATGGGTTGGAAGAACGAGCTCCCTTTCTCGTAGCACGCAATCCTTTATTACTCGCTGGATTAATTGATATTGATGTGACATTCCTTTCAAGATAACTGATCGATATTAATGTGCCGCACCTTACCGAGGAAGTGGCGATTAAGGTAGCAAGATACCTAATTTGAAATCATTCAGACACGTTTAAATTCTTATGAAAGGGTaaacatttaataattttctaaagcTTGTGCGATAAATAACaaggaaaatattataaatctaCGATACCTACCGTAGTCGCGAGAtgtgttatttttttttctgtaaagaaagtaaaatttctGAGTGTATTATTTGACAAACGTACTACGTTGGAGCAAATACCGTAACATCGACGATAAACGCATACTTATACATTGTGAAATGGCGTTCTTCTTGAACGTGATCCATATTTTAACCGCCTATACACTTGCACGACTTATTCGAGGAACAGAGGACCGCGATGAGccggaaaaaaagaaattctagACGTTTGCACAGATGATAAATCTACGGCACGTACAAGCGTGTCGGGTCCTAACAGCAAAATCGTAAAAGATATCATGCACCGCGCTATGTGTGGAGCTACGAAATTAAAGTTGACTTAAGGAAGAGCGATGCGCTCGGTGGGTTAAAGAGGTTCGCAGCTTCCGCAAATTAGTTTACGTCCGACGGTTGAACGAATAGGGATTAAAGCTAAATGTATTATTAGGGAAAACTGTGAAAAT
Coding sequences within it:
- the LOC126873056 gene encoding mediator of RNA polymerase II transcription subunit 16 isoform X4 codes for the protein MGKRGNVLFQTGLVTEKKDSIHYSEKFNHLPFVPSVRQFGGRAAEGVLVVSTTGMVGAVMITKDFQNPICSSTESLGSTRHRITAVDLCYGKNGHILVAISSGNICLPIRCYRVLVRKNDDKCTITSQALPSFFLQDGTPKDNTYTSVTHLKFVVREDADSLVIAVNSDSGGIVEVWELREKSQPVHKLFQPKTLEPFKTVVVWQHQSQYRCQSPITAIATTKLSIVTTLPPPSYVVVALADSSIHCLSRDCLKEVAYSSLNMAWRSEEPNNKYFRNSVSITNIDLSWLGCVLLACDTRGNLYAYKLLPDGGPSLTLSYACTLLEYCLVTGLDWLDILLCLRSSMIEPLCERLDVSFNRQLQPIQQYHYIQFLCIKISLYRMLVSGQSKAADLSSLLMIHSVATAFKSLLRPSDLISHDKGPAESLAAVINDAITDVDKVLLHLDPKEFTVEPSTLQSLQQLIQWVADLALNLLARLPEQRLQMKSGGYELLKDHKALNTLRELLVIIRIWGLLRPSCLPVFLRSADNLDVLALLFRLLSKLVQPNGDAQTQQVDDGLIDDCCLLPNQIMIPQLHQGNSITAIATPVLFYQNFPLQLEYGIEPEQLLFVPELNPVEGCMHSGQIVDGIRHLYLGKQPLLVKQCTRCVGKAQIQNMTRTAAIRAWDQRWARACRCGGIWRIHKTCP
- the LOC126873056 gene encoding mediator of RNA polymerase II transcription subunit 16 isoform X1, producing the protein MDLLYTVNRKLTPKPFLNQESNQIFSLYEGQSLCSLSSRNIAAFTTTTELEDTSGKTWGSHVYVCDLNMPWHTHKVLSNKNIITALEWDLPGDKLVVCDSTGHVQLWMFKDHVLNDWVLIGSTCFVGEHILGAAWFHNGKKTGLVTEKKDSIHYSEKFNHLPFVPSVRQFGGRAAEGVLVVSTTGMVGAVMITKDFQNPICSSTESLGSTRHRITAVDLCYGKNGHILVAISSGNICLPIRCYRVLVRKNDDKCTITSQALPSFFLQDGTPKDNTYTSVTHLKFVVREDADSLVIAVNSDSGGIVEVWELREKSQPVHKLFQPKTLEPFKTVVVWQHQSQYRCQSPITAIATTKLSIVTTLPPPSYVVVALADSSIHCLSRDCLKEVAYSSLNMAWRSEEPNNKYFRNSVSITNIDLSWLGCVLLACDTRGNLYAYKLLPDGGPSLTLSYACTLLEYCLVTGLDWLDILLCLRSSMIEPLCERLDVSFNRQLQPIQQYHYIQFLCIKISLYRMLVSGQSKAADLSSLLMIHSVATAFKSLLRPSDLISHDKGPAESLAAVINDAITDVDKVLLHLDPKEFTVEPSTLQSLQQLIQWVADLALNLLARLPEQRLQMKSGGYELLKDHKALNTLRELLVIIRIWGLLRPSCLPVFLRSADNLDVLALLFRLLSKLVQPNGDAQTQQVDDGLIDDCCLLPNQIMIPQLHQGNSITAIATPVLFYQNFPLQLEYGIEPEQLLFVPELNPVEGCMHSGQIVDGIRHLYLGKQPLLVKQCTRCVGKAQIQNMTRTAAIRAWDQRWARACRCGGIWRIHKTCP
- the LOC126873056 gene encoding mediator of RNA polymerase II transcription subunit 16 isoform X2; this encodes MDLLYTVNRKLTPKPFLNQESLYEGQSLCSLSSRNIAAFTTTTELEDTSGKTWGSHVYVCDLNMPWHTHKVLSNKNIITALEWDLPGDKLVVCDSTGHVQLWMFKDHVLNDWVLIGSTCFVGEHILGAAWFHNGKKTGLVTEKKDSIHYSEKFNHLPFVPSVRQFGGRAAEGVLVVSTTGMVGAVMITKDFQNPICSSTESLGSTRHRITAVDLCYGKNGHILVAISSGNICLPIRCYRVLVRKNDDKCTITSQALPSFFLQDGTPKDNTYTSVTHLKFVVREDADSLVIAVNSDSGGIVEVWELREKSQPVHKLFQPKTLEPFKTVVVWQHQSQYRCQSPITAIATTKLSIVTTLPPPSYVVVALADSSIHCLSRDCLKEVAYSSLNMAWRSEEPNNKYFRNSVSITNIDLSWLGCVLLACDTRGNLYAYKLLPDGGPSLTLSYACTLLEYCLVTGLDWLDILLCLRSSMIEPLCERLDVSFNRQLQPIQQYHYIQFLCIKISLYRMLVSGQSKAADLSSLLMIHSVATAFKSLLRPSDLISHDKGPAESLAAVINDAITDVDKVLLHLDPKEFTVEPSTLQSLQQLIQWVADLALNLLARLPEQRLQMKSGGYELLKDHKALNTLRELLVIIRIWGLLRPSCLPVFLRSADNLDVLALLFRLLSKLVQPNGDAQTQQVDDGLIDDCCLLPNQIMIPQLHQGNSITAIATPVLFYQNFPLQLEYGIEPEQLLFVPELNPVEGCMHSGQIVDGIRHLYLGKQPLLVKQCTRCVGKAQIQNMTRTAAIRAWDQRWARACRCGGIWRIHKTCP